The proteins below are encoded in one region of Aggregicoccus sp. 17bor-14:
- a CDS encoding Sapep family Mn(2+)-dependent dipeptidase, giving the protein MRSLALLLSLLGALQASAAPAAKDPRCRGAGPARAARFLTPGQPAAPAQLTAYAAACAQDSVVQLTSQLIRFRTVSSEVPAAKSPEIARMGAFLQGWAKRNGLAFRTVGQNDVFELAWGEGPLQVGFVFHGDVVPAPAHEWKTKPFEPVVKDGKLYGRGAMDDKAPLAAVLTLIQLSNELGLKPAGRVLVIVGNGEESDWTGMQAYAEKEPHPPHVISVDANFPLVAAQSGFVGWALEADAAPAAAPDSAGAADAGTPAPAARLRVTALSGGEFLTQVPGQAELTLLPVGMSAAQALAQVQANVAALAAERPLMKVEVKRAGGSVRLVARGVAVHSSVAEEGRNALWDLAAVASRLPLEDGGAKAMLGLLASHFDGDVWGQKLGLAYEDPLMGRLLVTADLLRLEKGKVTLGINMRRPQGKDAAAFNASLDAAARRVAEATGGRVHEGKGRYVGDPHVADPSGPLVTTLLGIYRQQMSDPQAAPRSVRGGTYARLFPRAVDFGPDFPGDLYTGHAPDEFVSLERLDQLTRLLAGAMGAFAFTAPPK; this is encoded by the coding sequence ATGCGCTCTCTCGCCCTGCTGCTGTCGCTGCTCGGTGCCCTCCAGGCCTCCGCGGCCCCCGCTGCGAAAGACCCCCGCTGCCGCGGCGCCGGCCCCGCGCGCGCCGCGCGCTTCCTCACGCCCGGCCAGCCCGCGGCCCCCGCGCAGCTCACGGCCTACGCGGCCGCCTGCGCGCAGGACAGCGTCGTCCAGCTCACCTCGCAGCTCATCCGCTTCCGCACGGTGAGCAGCGAGGTGCCGGCGGCGAAGAGCCCGGAGATTGCCCGCATGGGCGCCTTCCTCCAGGGCTGGGCGAAGAGGAACGGGCTCGCCTTCCGCACCGTGGGCCAGAACGACGTCTTCGAGCTCGCCTGGGGCGAGGGACCGCTGCAGGTGGGCTTCGTCTTCCACGGCGACGTGGTGCCCGCCCCGGCGCACGAGTGGAAGACGAAGCCCTTCGAGCCGGTGGTGAAGGACGGCAAGCTCTACGGCCGCGGCGCCATGGACGACAAGGCGCCGCTCGCCGCGGTGCTCACCCTCATCCAGCTCTCCAACGAGCTGGGCCTCAAGCCCGCGGGCCGCGTGCTCGTCATCGTGGGCAACGGCGAGGAGAGCGACTGGACGGGGATGCAGGCCTACGCGGAGAAGGAGCCGCACCCGCCCCACGTCATCTCGGTGGACGCGAACTTCCCCCTCGTCGCCGCGCAGTCCGGCTTCGTCGGCTGGGCGCTGGAGGCGGACGCCGCTCCGGCCGCAGCCCCTGACTCCGCAGGCGCCGCGGACGCCGGTACGCCGGCGCCCGCCGCGCGCCTGCGCGTCACGGCCCTGAGCGGCGGCGAGTTCCTCACCCAGGTGCCGGGCCAGGCGGAGCTGACGCTGCTGCCGGTGGGGATGAGCGCCGCGCAGGCGCTCGCGCAGGTGCAGGCGAACGTGGCCGCGCTCGCCGCCGAGCGCCCGCTGATGAAGGTGGAGGTGAAGCGCGCAGGGGGCAGCGTGCGCCTCGTCGCGCGCGGCGTGGCGGTGCACTCCAGCGTCGCAGAGGAGGGGCGCAACGCGCTCTGGGACCTCGCCGCGGTCGCCTCGCGCCTGCCGCTCGAGGACGGGGGCGCGAAGGCCATGCTCGGGCTGCTCGCGAGCCACTTCGACGGCGACGTGTGGGGCCAGAAGCTGGGGCTCGCCTACGAGGACCCGCTCATGGGCCGGCTGCTGGTGACGGCGGACCTGCTGCGCCTGGAGAAGGGCAAGGTGACGCTGGGCATCAACATGCGCCGGCCGCAGGGCAAGGACGCGGCCGCCTTCAACGCCTCGCTGGACGCCGCCGCCCGGCGCGTGGCCGAGGCCACCGGCGGGCGCGTGCACGAGGGCAAGGGCCGCTACGTGGGAGACCCGCACGTGGCGGACCCCTCCGGCCCGCTCGTCACCACGCTGCTCGGCATCTACCGCCAGCAGATGAGCGACCCGCAGGCCGCGCCGCGCAGCGTGCGCGGCGGCACCTACGCCCGCCTCTTCCCGCGCGCGGTGGACTTCGGCCCGGACTTCCCCGGCGACCTCTACACCGGCCACGCCCCGGACGAGTTCGTCTCGCTCGAGCGCCTGGACCAGCTGACCCGTCTGCTCGCCGGGGCCATGGGGGCCTTCGCTTTCACCGCGCCCCCGAAGTGA
- a CDS encoding low affinity iron permease family protein, with translation MRTFEAMSSERFHRFAFGISERMGRPGAFLLALAVVLVWAVTGPLFHFSDTWQLVINTGTTVITFLMVFLIQATQNRDARALHLKLDELIRAQRRARNVFADLEHASDEELAAFEREFQRLRKSGVDRTEAAHRAHRHAHDSSH, from the coding sequence GTGCGCACCTTTGAGGCGATGAGCTCCGAGCGCTTCCACCGCTTCGCCTTCGGCATCTCCGAGCGCATGGGGCGCCCGGGCGCCTTCCTCCTCGCGCTCGCGGTGGTGCTCGTGTGGGCGGTCACCGGGCCGCTCTTCCACTTCAGCGACACCTGGCAGCTGGTCATCAACACCGGCACCACCGTCATCACCTTCCTGATGGTGTTCCTCATCCAGGCCACCCAGAACCGGGACGCGCGCGCGCTGCACCTGAAGCTGGACGAGCTCATCCGCGCCCAGCGCCGCGCGCGCAACGTCTTCGCGGACCTGGAGCACGCGAGCGACGAGGAGCTCGCGGCCTTCGAGCGCGAGTTCCAGCGGCTGCGCAAGAGCGGCGTGGACCGCACCGAGGCCGCGCACCGCGCCCACCGCCACGCGCACGACTCCTCGCACTAG
- a CDS encoding methyl-accepting chemotaxis protein, which translates to MSPSRPSRISIRRLSIRQRLLLAVAVMTAALLAGSLLQLHVLQRYRIGGPTHALLKAQREARERLTLLLVDLNGSYALVARLQQSGSHERAALLRRQLTEQADAIDLRFERALEDGTLGDSRPLIVDARTTWRQLRNALRVHLTTPGAATLLSDAESRRYARLVEQIESASNAMYLQYDEVQAQSERALRHELAITLLAVLALAAFWLFVLFRIARSFTVPLRALVSAAQQVGQGDLSVQLPETAEDELGQLAAGLGQMLGRLRELHLTLRTTVAQLGIAVEHMAAASSEQERQVTIQATSLQETLVSAQVLRESSGMAAARATQLLGSAVRAEEVGLAGTRALDESLGGIQHIGTHIEAIARQVVELGERTAEVGTITQAVKDVAEQSHVLALSASIEAARAGEVGRGFAVVAQEMRSLAERSVKATSEVRRVLLSTADAVRSAVQLTEQGQAQMKGSLAQVGQSSARLRELGALLQEASLGIRQVAGAVGEQDAGIGMLSGAVGDLASGTTVTMASLEATRAAVQLLQDVSAQVDAALQTLRL; encoded by the coding sequence TGCAGCGCTACCGCATCGGCGGGCCCACCCACGCGCTGCTCAAGGCCCAGCGCGAGGCGCGCGAGCGGCTCACGCTGCTGCTGGTGGACCTCAACGGCAGCTACGCCCTCGTCGCGCGGCTGCAGCAGTCCGGCAGCCACGAGCGCGCTGCGCTCCTGCGCCGCCAGCTCACCGAGCAGGCCGATGCCATCGACCTGCGCTTCGAGCGCGCGCTGGAGGACGGCACGCTGGGCGACTCGCGCCCGCTCATCGTGGACGCGCGCACCACCTGGCGCCAGCTGCGCAACGCGCTGCGCGTGCACCTGACCACCCCCGGCGCCGCCACGCTGCTCTCGGACGCGGAGAGCCGCCGCTACGCGCGGCTGGTGGAGCAGATCGAGAGCGCGAGCAACGCGATGTACCTGCAGTACGACGAGGTGCAGGCGCAGTCCGAGCGCGCCCTGCGCCACGAGCTCGCCATCACCCTGCTCGCCGTGCTCGCGCTCGCCGCCTTCTGGCTCTTCGTCCTCTTCCGCATCGCGCGCTCCTTCACCGTGCCCCTGCGCGCGCTCGTGAGCGCCGCGCAGCAGGTGGGCCAGGGCGACCTCAGCGTGCAGCTGCCCGAGACGGCGGAGGACGAGCTGGGCCAGCTCGCCGCGGGCCTGGGTCAGATGCTCGGGCGCCTGCGCGAGCTGCACCTCACCCTGCGCACCACCGTGGCCCAGCTGGGCATCGCGGTGGAGCACATGGCGGCCGCCAGCAGCGAGCAGGAGCGCCAGGTGACCATCCAGGCCACCAGCCTGCAGGAGACGCTGGTGAGCGCCCAGGTGCTGCGCGAGAGCAGCGGCATGGCGGCCGCGCGCGCGACCCAGCTGCTGGGCAGCGCCGTGCGCGCAGAGGAGGTCGGGCTCGCCGGCACCCGCGCGCTCGACGAGAGCCTCGGCGGCATCCAGCACATCGGCACGCACATCGAGGCCATCGCCCGCCAGGTGGTGGAGCTGGGCGAGCGCACCGCGGAGGTGGGCACCATCACCCAGGCGGTGAAGGACGTGGCCGAGCAGAGCCACGTGCTCGCGCTCTCCGCCTCCATCGAGGCTGCGCGCGCAGGCGAGGTGGGCCGCGGGTTCGCCGTCGTCGCCCAGGAGATGCGCAGCCTCGCCGAGCGCTCGGTGAAGGCGACGAGCGAGGTGCGCCGCGTGCTCCTGTCCACCGCGGACGCGGTGCGCTCCGCCGTGCAGCTCACCGAGCAGGGCCAGGCGCAGATGAAGGGCAGCCTCGCGCAGGTGGGCCAGAGCAGCGCGCGGCTGCGCGAGCTCGGGGCGCTCCTGCAGGAGGCGAGCCTCGGCATCCGCCAGGTGGCCGGCGCCGTGGGCGAGCAGGACGCGGGCATCGGCATGCTCTCGGGCGCGGTGGGCGACCTCGCCAGCGGCACCACCGTCACCATGGCCAGCCTCGAGGCCACGCGCGCCGCCGTGCAGCTGCTGCAGGATGTGAGCGCCCAGGTGGACGCGGCGCTGCAGACCCTGCGGCTCTAG